Proteins encoded by one window of Cannabis sativa cultivar Pink pepper isolate KNU-18-1 chromosome 4, ASM2916894v1, whole genome shotgun sequence:
- the LOC115714701 gene encoding uncharacterized protein LOC115714701, which produces MLKMTICKVPYGSSHRCNPCRIHNNRELVQAFPLRGFKTNHLIGLSLSNINTTNTKIMHKMMCNSVDPAGAASGGGTGAPWNSFQGWVLGLVISLILPFYRNKWGPLLSIKRKVDMAVNTVEAVAEAVEKVAEKVEDIADDIADNLPDNGKLKDAVLFIEKVAHETAKDAHLLDDFIEKVEEVEEKVESFLEGSVQEDEAEKEETKTIKSSTGADDEDDQPKK; this is translated from the exons ATGCTGAAAATGACAATATGTAAAGTTCCTTACGGGTCGAGCCATCGTTGCAACCCTTGCAGAATCCATAATAATAGAGAATTAGTTCAAGCTTTCCCGCTGAGAGGTTTTAAAACCAATCACCTGATCGGTCTTTCGTTGTCTAATATCAACACAACCAACACCAAAATTAT GCATAAGATGATGTGTAACAGTGTTGATCCTGCAGGAGCAGCTTCAGGCGGTGGTACTGGTGCTCCTTGGAACTCTTT CCAAGGTTGGGTTTTGGGACTGGTGATAAGTCTGATTCTACCATTTTATAGGAATAAATGGGGTCCTCTACTATCAATCAAAA GGAAGGTGGACATGGCTGTAAACACAGTGGAAGCGGTGGCTGAGGCTGTAGAAAAGGTCGCCGAGAAAGTGGAAGACATCGCCGACGATATCGCCGATAACCTTCCCGACAACGGAAAGTTGAAGGATGCTGTTCTTTTTATTGAAAAAGTTGCCCACGAAACAGCCAAGGACGCTCACCTTCTGGACGACTTTATTGAAaag GTAGAAGAAGTGGAGGAGAAGGTGGAATCTTTCCTAGAAGGGTCTGTCCAAGAAGATGAAGCCGAAAAAGAAGAGACAAAGACAATAAAGAGTAGTACTGGtgctgatgatgaagatgatcaACCAAAAAAATAG